In Gavia stellata isolate bGavSte3 chromosome 33, bGavSte3.hap2, whole genome shotgun sequence, the DNA window CTTGAATCGGCCGATGAACTGCGTGGCGATGCTGAAACGGAGCCAAGGTTAGGATACGACAGTCCCCGTCTGTAACACCAGTGACAATGTGATTAATATTTGTAGCGAAGGGTTCGTCTGCGTCCCACCGCGGGCCCTGTCCTTGCTCCGGGGGGAAGAAGCAACAGCAAGTTCTGAGGTCAGGTCTTGGGGCAGAGGAGACAGCGTGTGGCTTTGTACGGGAGCGAGCAGGTAAGGGGGATGTTGTCCCAGAGCGTTTGATGTCACCTGCTGTCTGGTGTGACAGCGGCTTTGTCTTCCCTTGACAAAATGGTTTCTATTCAAAAAAATAACCAACACCTTTTTTGCATAAAATTAGCTGTCTTGGGTCATTTGAGCCCTGGATCTTCTTTCTGAGAGGGAAGGGATTAGGGACAAGGTGGTGAAAAACGAGGGGTTACTGAGCGGTCTTTCTTCTAGACCCTCCTGCGCTGAAGCGTCTCCCGAGCTGGAGACCGTACCTGCGCTGTTTGGTTTAATAATCACAATCCTCCAAGAATTTGTCTAGTGGCTTTTAAAGACACTTTATGCTTCTGGCTTCCCAACACCCTCTGGCCGCAGCCTCCACGGCCGACTCGTCGCGTGAGGGAACTCCTCAGGTGGTAAAAACACGTGTCAAGGTGATAAGCTGCCTCGAGGAGTGGGGACGTGGGGAGAAGCCGTTGAGCTCCAAGGGTGAGAGATGCAGTCCTGGCTCATGCGCCAGCACGACGGGAGAGCCGAACAGCAGATCTCAGGAGCTTGTGAGGGCTCCAGCATCCTGCCGGGGGAAGAGATGCCATGGAGGTTATCTTGCTGCGGCTTCGTCATGTGAGAATGTAAGAGCCGTCTTTTCCCAGCTGAGGGTTAAGGTGTGTGAGGCTCAGCCGTTCTGTGAGCTGCAACTTGACTGTGTGGCTCTAAAGTGTTGAATTTAGGGTCAGTTCTCTGTGTCTCTCTTTACGCATGTCAAATGCAAACCGTATAGTTTATTTAATGCAAGGAGCAGCTGCCCCTTGGGTGCAGCCAGTTTGGACAGTGCAGAGTGATGTTGCCCAGTACTTAAAAGACGAGTAAATATTGCAGCTGTGGGGATTACAGGAAGGATATTTAATTCAGCAAAGACAAATGAGTCAACCCAAGCCTGGGGTGGTGGAGCTGAGTTATCCTGCCCGTAGCTGCCTGGTGAAGAGAGGGGAAGGTAGCTAAGTTAGATCCAGGGTTAGAGCTGTGGGACGGGCTCGCGGCCGTCGTGGGGAGGACAAGCGACCAAGGTAGAAGTGTGCACAGCTGCTGGATGGAGCGGGAGCCAGGGAAAACTTCTCAGCTTGCCTGATTCTCTCTCCTTCGTCGGAGTCTGTGTCTTGCTGATCAGGCAGCTTGCTTTGGTGTCTCCTCTCCCAAGTTGCTGCTGCCTGGATTAGCCAGGAGAACACGAGAAGGGGACGGTTTGACTCCTACCTTGCGGGTGAGGGTGACAAACTAACACTGCGGGCCCTCGGCCGCGGTGGCTGGGAGCAGCTCGGGTTTGGTGCCTCAGCTGGAAAGACGCTGACGGTGCTGAAAGCGCTGAGCcggcaggacaggctgggcgGCGGAAGGGACGTGCCGTGCAACGATGGCCTTGTTGGTATGGCACAGGACGCTCGGTGTTTGGGTGCTCACGGCGGGGAGTTGGCGGTTCCTGGCGTGCTGTGGTCCGGGAGGGACGGTGAACAGGGCAAAGGCATGAACAGTGCCTCTGCCAGAGCCTGGCCACGCGCCTTGCTTTGCCTGCTCAGCCCGAGAACCCAAACGGCACTGTAGATGGACCAAAGCAACCTGCACGTTGCTTTTCCCGGTACTTTGTAGCctttaaattcagttttctgtgGGGACCTCAAAACTTAGACCAGTTTGCTGCCCCGCAGCTTCGCTTGCTTCTTAATTGGAATTGCGTTTGCATCTTTCCCTCTGTTTTGGGGGTGAAGGAGGGTGTGGGGACCGCCTGGGTGTACGGACCCCCAAACCAGGGGCTGAAAAACCTTCTAGTCCATTCTTTCTGCCCCGAGGTAGGATCAAGTCTAGCAACATCACTCCTGACAGACACACTTAGGCTAGACATGTATGTGCCACCCAGTTCTGGCTGCTTAGGAAATCATCTGGCTGCTTTCCTCTAGCTAACGAGCGTGCGTCTCTTGTGAGCAGGGTGCACTGGGCTCCCGGTGggattttggtttattttccttctgggaAACACAGGCCACCAGGCTGAAGGGGAGTCGGAGCGATAGGGTGCTGTCCTTCCTGCCTGGAAAGTCTCTTTTGCTGATCCTGCTCGGGGAACGAGGTCCCTGTGCTCACCGGAAGGGTCACGGTGGCAGTTCTTGGGATGCAGTGCACCCATCAAGCTCCTTCTGTGCAGGGAGGAGGCTCCGGCAGAGGCCGGGGCTGTCCGACGCATCCCTAAACCTCTCGCAGAAAATGGGGAGGTAAGACGAAGGGCTCGTGCTGCTCCGTGAATGCGATGGCTCTGCAGTATCCCACCCACCTCCCGTCGTCTGTTCtggtttccttctccctccccgcTGTTGCTATTTATCCCAAATGCCATTTTTATATCTCTTCATGCTCTGACTATACATTCGAGCTTCTGGCAAGATGCTGGTAATTTCCATACAGCTTATAACGTAAAAAGAAACGTTCAAAAGCTTCCAGAAATGCATTAGACCTGCAGCATCCCCGATGGCACGGCCCACtgctaagtttaaaaaaaaaaaataataaatctttcTAATGTGGTCATTTTGACAGGGAAAATGCTGGAAATTAATTAAGTGAAGGACTTCTAGGCAGCGCAGAACGTCCTCCTGGTTTGGTATCGCTCTGAAGCCTGGTGGTCTAGTGTGAAATGAGGTGGTATAGTGTGAAACGAGCTCTTTGACCCCGGTATTTTAGTGCCTAGCTTTTGATTCGGTACGTATTCATTACTTTTAAGAAACGCCAGGCATTCACTGCTCCTCGCTTCTAATTTGCTGCTCAGACACAACGTTCTGAAGAGGGACGCCTGAGAGTGCTCTGCGTTTCccagagccttttttttttttcccctctgtattGTAGTTTTTGTCCGGGGGTGGGCCCGTGCTGTACCCCGCCGCCTTCCCGGCCACGCAGCCGGACTTGCTCTCCGTGGTGGCATTTCGCCCCGCAATTCACTCCTACGCAGAACCGAGCAACGCACGTTCCTCTTTCAAACGCACGCGATTTTTTCAAAAGCCTTGCAGTTCACGGATGCAAAGCCGAAAAAGCCCcagacagattttctttttttccccctttctaaGAGCTCATCACCCATCAGTTCCCATTATACTCAAGGCTGGagctcttttgaaaatacataaCGCATGTTCAGCTGCCTAAACGGGCCTTTGTGAAAACCTGTGCTCGGCCTCCCGTCGCAGGCTGGGGTGTCACGCACGTTTTGGGAGCGAAGCCGCTGCGGGCAGCCCCCCACCGCACTCTGCTCCATCTCTGAAGCCGCTCCAGCTGGCAAGCGAGGTGCCCCTGCGTAAGAACAGCACCTGGTAAATACTGCCAGCTGATGCTTTGCTtcgggggaaaaaagcaaaatgagattAATTGAGGTGTCTAGAGGGCTTATGTGCTATTCCCAGGGAAATACAGACTCAGTGGGAAAATGATACGGAGCTGTACGGTGACAGGGGACGGGAAGACGAAGCTTGCGTTTCACGAAAGCAAAAAAAGACGTGGGTGAATTTGGAGCTGCCTCCGCAAAGGCGTTGTGTTACAGGGCTGGGAGATGCCTCACCTGCGCCCCAGCTCTGGTAACGCTGCTCCGGGAATTCGATCGGTCCTCGAGCTCGACGGGGCGTTGGGAGTTCAAAGGAGGGGCTGGGCTGTGTGGAGCAACTGCTGTGCCGCTGGCTTGggtgtcttgtcttttctttcctcttcctcgTCACGCTCCAGGTCTAGGTGGCAGGATTCGGTACCAAGGGCTCGAGGCTGTGGCTCACGGGACGCTGACAGGGTTTTTATCCGTGGTGTGGGAAGCGTGAGTAAAGAAAGCAAGACTCTTATCAGGAGGCTTTAATTTTGACCAGAGACCCCACAAATCATGGGTTGGAAAATCATTGCCCAGAGCGtgggatttgggagcgctccgTCTCCTGCAGTGGGacgggctggggagggaggattCGGGggtgctttttggttttggcaaTGTTTTGCCCTAAATTGAAGCTGATCCACAGCTCTGGGACAAAACGAGGCCTCTCgcaatgaaaacagagaaactttTCTCCTCTAAAGAAATCTTCCCCACTGCTCCTAAAAGCTCCAGCTGCCTCCACGGTTCCCTGTGAGCAGCTCTTCCGCTCCCCGGTGCCGAAGCCGGGATCGCCGTGTGGTTGCGCAGCTGGATGTGCCCCTATCTCAGGTGAAGGCTGGCGAGGATgctctccttttgtttctcctggTGGATAAATAGCTGGCAAAGGGGTGTTGCTGCGCCGATGTAGTCGTGAGAACGGagcccttccctttccctgccgGTGCAAGCCCTGGCCGACATTCCCTGTGTCCGTCTTTGCCCCTGGGCAGGGGTGTCCCTGCTCGGTAACGCTGTGGGGGGCCGAGGAAGCGCAGGGGAGATctgaatttttctcctttggctgGTTTTCAGGAGGGCTGGCAGTGGGGAGGCTGGATGGCGGCTTTTCCCCCCGTTTACGCAGATCTAGCACTCCTGTAGCCCCAGATGAGCGTGGGCTGAGGAGTTCAGAGGAGCCACGGGAGGTTTTCCCCCTCCTTATGGATAAGGGAGGTGATGGGAGGTGCCCGTAGGGTCCCAAGTTCAGGGGACTGCTGCAGGGTGGACCCAGAGGTGCCTCTTCTCCGTGCCACATGGTCTGGCTGTGCACGTCTGTCTGTCCGtctgcccagcctggcttcttcttatcttctccCTGCAGCAGATCCTGCTTTGATGGCCCTAGCAGCATATCCCAGAGCAGGGAAGCCTCTGGATTATCCAGTTCCCTCTCTCCCATCCCTAAAAGCTTTGCAGCCGCAGAGCAAACCCATCCACCTCCATCCTGCTTTGCTGGTGACCAGCACCTCGCTACTGGTCTGGCAGCACCTCGGCTGGCAGGCAGGCTCGGAGGGGGCCGGCAGTGGCAGAGGTGCGTGTTTGAGCcttttgggttggggttttgtggCCTTGGGAGGAGCTGCTTTTTATCCAGGTGATGTGCCGGGGAaagcagccccagggctgtgTGTTCGCTTCTCTGCAGTCCAAATCATTCACTTGGTAAAGGTGTGCTCGAGGGGAGGACGGAGCAGCGGGCAGAGGTGGTATCAGTGGTCAATAGCCGGCGAGCCTGGCGTATGTATGGAGTCCCTGTTGATGAAAATGGCgtggggaaaaaggaggggggacaaaataaaaaatatttattttctaactcTGATAATTGCAGAGCATCTCTGTAAGTTCCCGGCGAGAGCCGTCTTCCCTGCGGTGCGAGTGGCAGGAAATCCAGCTCCACGTCGGAGCCGTGTTACCAGCAGCTCGTCGGCTTTCCGACACCAGTTTAATTGAAGTGACTCGCTTCCCGTCACTGGGGCTGGGAACCGGCCTTGTCCGAGCCGGTTAGCAGAGCTCCTGGTGCTTTGCAGCAGGCTTGTAAATGGCTCTTTTCTTAAGTGTCATTACCTGGACAGGCTTGAGGCTGTaggtgtgttgggtttttttaatttatttttctttggtcCACCTTTAACCTTGTGTGATCTTGATAAGGGCGTTTTTCTGCTCCACAATTGTCAGCTGAGGTTAATAATATCTGCTGTAACCACCGGGCTTTGAAATCCCCATAATGAAACCGAAACTCTGGTCTTCCAGAGTGCCTTAGACTCCTGGCGTGTAACTTTTCGAGCTCtgtctttttcctgaaatggcGCTAAGTGCTTGGCCGCTAAACCCAGTTTCCTCTGTCTCTCCAGGAGTACACTTGCCCAAGATGTGAATCTGGCTTTATTGAAGAAGTCACAGATGATTCCAGGTAACGTACACATCGATGCACCGTTTGTTTTACCACACGCTTGCATTTCTTCTGGGTTTGTAAGATGCCTGGCGTAAAGCCTCTAAAAGCTGTGGACGACAAGGATAAAATAAGGAgtgcaaaagaaaagcttaagTATTCGTGTGAATTTGGACTTAATTCCTGATGAGACTGAAAATACAAGTGGCCATCGGTCTCATGCTAGAGCCCGTGGAGGGTTTTGGGGAAGACTTCCAAGAAGTGGGAGTTTTGAATTAAGGCTGTACAAAGTCCTGTGAACAAAAGCGCTTGCAGGTTTTTGAGGACTGTTTCTTTGGTCTATTAGAgcaaaaagcattattttttttaggaatCAAGCTTGAATCTCGGtgacctttcttttttcctctgttggcCCCGGCTCAGTCTCCTGACCACCTCTCCGGTCCCACAGCTCAGGccaagagggaaagaaataccTTTTCTCTTGAGGATTTGGTCGTTGGCCACCCAGCAGGACACGCTGCCTGCAAATTAGAGATCCAAAATGGTGCCTGTTCAGCACTTACTATATTTGGTCTTGAGTAATTGCTGAGAAAACTGCtttatttgggttgggggcagGCGAGATGAAAGGGCGGCAGTGATTACGTGCTATCTGAGACTTGCCACAGCAGGAATCTGGGGCCAGATGTCACCGGGGAGATGACTTAATGTCCCGCTACGTCCTCTGCTTAAATATAGGTGTATACCCGTCACTTAAGGCAAGACTGGAGGGGTCCTCTGGGGCACTTAGCACACGATCCCCTTTGCAGAACGACGATGCTCCATCTCAAATGCCTCCTCACAGGAGGCTCTTCCAGAGTCCGGATGGTTAGAAACCAGGTTTCTTCCACGGTCAGGTGGTGCGTAGTGGGCTGGCACGTACACAGGCCTTTTAATTTTAACAGTCCTTTTCTGTCCCTAGGAATTATTCCGCTGCGTTCACACAGGCAGGCTCTGTTTGCTCatccttttctctctcagaCCACACTGGGACTGTCTTGCTCACATGAGCTCCCATCTGTATTTAACCCCAGAAGGGGAGCTGATTTCTGGAGGGGTGACCTGCTTTCACTCGcctgtttttctccagttttctaGATGGCAGCGGCATAGACGACAGCCCATCCAcacagtttgcagaggtgagtTTTGctgtcttgccttttttttttttttaactgtagcCATGAAGAGGTTTTCAGTCTTGGCTCTGGGTGCAGTACGTGAAGGCATCTTCACTTACTGCCTTGCAAGAAGGACAGCTGATCTTCCTAAGGGTTTTTAGGAACTTGGCAAATTTTGAGGAGACTGTTGACACTGCCGGGGTTGAGACCCGCCAGAGATTTGCTCActgggcagggcaggaaaaGAAGGATGCTAGAAAGAATCCCTGGCCCCTGGTGCTGGCAGATGCTGGGACATGTGTCGGTGATGCTCAGCCAGCCGGGAAGGGTGTTTCCTGACTGCCCTTTCCACCCTGCTCGTTGCTGCTGCGAGTTTTACCAGAAATGCAACTCTAAAAAGTCCAAACTCCTAATAAAGTCCGTGTCTTGTAATTCAGTTGCGTGGACCTCAGAGCCGGGGCTGTTGGGCAGCGGGGGCTGGCAGCGTCTTTTCTTACCCCATTACCTAAAGTCTCAAACAGCTGGGCACGTGCCGACAGCCTGAGTTGAGCTCCGCGAATACGCGCCCTGAGTTCGTGCTGCGGCCTGAGTCACCCCGGGCTCGTGGCTGTGGCGGCAGCTCCTCTTCCAGACCCTGGGGAAGGAAGGGCGGCTGTAGGCTCTGGTCGCAGGCTCCGTTCCTCAGGGCTCTACTTCCCTTCAGGAGTTCAGCTGAGCTGtgtaaaacagatgaaaataaaatttctatgCGTCTCCTCTGCCAGCAGACCTTGCTCAGAGATCAGCTTAGTCGTTTGCTCCGTTACTGAGGAGTTTTAGCTGTTCCTCGGTCCTGCCAGGAGAGCTCCCCGATGTCCTGAGTCACGGCTCATCGGCCAGGACTGTCCCCAGGTGGATTTGGGGGTCTGTGTTGTTGCTGAGCCTTCCTTCATGTGCGGCAGCAAAGCCACTCGGTTCAGTGCCAGAAGCAGGGTCACCAAATAGCTGAAATTCCTCTACAGCTTTGTGTTTCCGATCTGGATCCCTCCTGTTTGCTTCCACGCTCCCCGCGTACGGCTGGTttgcctctcctcccctcctcttcagCTGGATCCATTTGTCTCCTGAACAAAACCGTTGCCTTTATGTTGCTCCTCCCCAGCGCCGTATCCCAGAAATGCCCGTGTTTCAGCACGATAAAGTGATCGCGTCTTATAGCCCGTGTGTCGGTTTACAAAGAGCTTTGGGATGCCTCTGCATGAAAGGCGCTATGTAAATTTAAATGGCTTTTAGGATTAATAATAAATGAAAGTCTTCTCTCAGCAgtgtggctgcaggcaggcagagctctaTCTTGATCATAACCAGCAGGAGAACAAGCAAAACTCTGTCTGCGGGGTATTAATTCAGAGAACAGGTCATAAACTTgacttctccctttcctccaATACCGGATTGAATGCAAGAGACTTGTAAAGTGAGCTAATTTGGTGCGAAATGGAAATTAAACCGCTCTGATCGTGTCATAACGCATGATGAGGGTCTAGCACAAATAAGAAAGGAGCAGCCCTCGTGTTACGCTCTGTAGCATTTCATTCCCGCAGCAAATCCGAGGGCATTGCTCCTTCGAATATCACTTTTGCagcgcggggcccggcccgggcggATCGAGCGTGAGCAGCAGCTTGCCCCCACGTGGCACACGGAGGGTTTATTGTCTGACGCTCCTTGTTTTGTCGTGTCCTAcgaattttatttttcataaaccCACATCATGAATCTTCAGTGCCCTCCTCAGCTGTTACTTTAAGCTGTGGGCGATCTGAATCGCAGAAGGAATAAAACCAAGTGGGTTTTGCCGGAGAGGGTGGCCGAGGGGGCTCTCGGCTCTGAGCTGTGGCTCGGGATGGGGATGCCTTGCTCCGGGTGCCTGGGTGTTTTCGTGCACCCTCCGGTTCCTCTGCAGGCTGGCAGCCCGTGGCGGGGCGTGTAgccaggagctctgcagagaccCATGGGTGACCCCCAGCAGCTCTTGATTTGTGTCCCTGCTTGCCCTTGGACAGGCTCAGAGCTGGCATTTTGACTTGGTCAAGGAGCAGGTGGGTTTTTGCACCACCAGCAGCCGGTAGAGCTGCGATAGAACCAGGAGACGGCTTTACTTGTGTGGACGGACCCCGCAACACAGCTTTACGTGTGCAAGACCGTTCGTTATCGGCCATTTCGCGTCGCTCTGTCCTGCTGTGTCGGGTACACTGAACCGGAGGACGCAACCAGAGACACGAACCCTCCTTCTCGGGGCTGTGCTTCGGCTCTTTTGGCTACATCCGTTTGCCACCTGTGGTTGTGAGGACCCAGAGCACTCAGTGAGCCCATGGACGTGGGGCCGGGGTGTCCAGCATTATCTCTCCTCAAATCCCAGCCCtcggagagagagagagaccaaCCCTCACAGTGCCCTGGGGTGGCTTAACAAAATATATGTTGTTGGGATCTGTACGTAGCAGGAAAGAGCTGACGTGTTGGTCTTCCTGGGGGTGGTACATCTGATTAGTTTGGGCTATAATTAAGTGTTTTTGCCAGACTTTTTTCTGGGAGCCATGGTAACCATATGAATTTGCTCAGTCGCTTCTGTCGAGGTGGACTTCCCTGCCTCCGTGCTGGCAGCGGAGTCACCGGGATTAGTGACGGAGCTGTGTGTGGTTTGTgtctccccttttctccccccagctTTGGGACCATTTGGACCACACAATGTTCTTTCCCGACTTCAGACCCTTTCTGAGTAGCAGCTCACTGGATCAAGACAGCAGGGACAACGAGAGGGGCCACCAAGCCCACGCCGACCTCTGGGGACCAAGCCGACCCCCGCGATTGCCCATGACGCGGCGGTACAGATCCCGGGGCAGCTCCCGCCCCGACAGGTCTCCTGCTATTGAAGGGTAAGTGCCGAAGTTACCCCCTGGAAGCGTCTCCCTCCCCCACCAGCGGAAAAAATGTGGGATCTCGGGGAGAAACCTGATGAAATGGGACCCTGGCACTTGTGGTAGGTGACCCTTGGACCCCGAAAACGCAGGTTTTTCACATCAGATGCTCTACCCTTCGTCCCCCTCGGCACGAATCGAAGCTGCGTGGTGGGAAAGGTGGGTTTTGCCTGTAACGGTGCCAACCCTCACCACAGGGAAACGAGTCAGTGCTTGGGAAACTCAAGtcatttcctctccttctcccagccctcccaCACTCTGATGAGTTAGCATCCCCTGTTCCTTCGCGCTGTGCCTCTGTCTCAGGGCTCGCCCTTCTGCAGAGATTTACCTAGGTGTGAGTCTTGCAACAACGTGGCTACCATCGATCGGAGCCGTATTTCGTGTTTTGCTGCCCGTTCTTGCTAAACTGTTGCTGCTGCCATTTATTTGTTTGCTcaacttgttctttttttctcttgtgatTCCTCCCTCTTTAGAATAATACAGCAGATCTTTGCAGGGTTTTTTGCAAACTCAGCGATTCCTGGCTCACAGCACCCTTTTTCCTGGTGAGTGGCAAGCGTGGTTTCGACCGTGGCTTTGATCACGGCCCTCCACACCAGTAAACAGCCGTGGTCTGGTGCCCGGGagctccctctccccagcctggcTTCTCTGGGAGGACCCTGCAAACCTCGGGGCTGGTTTGGGGTGGGTGAAATGGCTTCCGTGACTCTGCTCCCGTCCGCAGGAGTGGGATGCTGCACTCGAATCCTGGGGACTATGCGTGGGGACAGAGCGGCCTGGATGCTATTGTCACCCAGGTAAGACCCTCGTATGTGCCTGGGCGGAGAAGGGCCCGAGCTGGCTGGCCTGGGCTTTGATCTGTGCCTCGGAATTTTTGTGCTCCGCTCCGGTCAGTCCCATGGCTGGAGACGAGGCCGGGGTTTCGGGTGAGGACTAGGAGCAGACCATCGGTCTCTGGCTTGATGGCTGCTTGTGCCCTGCCTCTTCAGAGGGTCTAGGAGCAGGGGTCGGACGTTACTCCTGTGGAAATACAGTATCTTAGTTCTCCTCTTTGTCAAGCCACGTGTGGTGCAAGGCTTGCAGGTGCCTTGCAACGGCCTCAGCAGAGGCCAGAGATGAAAATCTCCAGCGTCAGCCCCGGATCTCTCACCAAATTTAGCAATTTGCAGCTGTAAGCCATTTCCCCCTGTGGTTTGTGGAGGG includes these proteins:
- the RNF115 gene encoding E3 ubiquitin-protein ligase RNF115, which translates into the protein MAEASAAAAAAVSQHRFFCHSCKGEVSPKLPEYTCPRCESGFIEEVTDDSSFLDGSGIDDSPSTQFAELWDHLDHTMFFPDFRPFLSSSSLDQDSRDNERGHQAHADLWGPSRPPRLPMTRRYRSRGSSRPDRSPAIEGIIQQIFAGFFANSAIPGSQHPFSWSGMLHSNPGDYAWGQSGLDAIVTQLLGQLENTGPPPADKEKISSLPTVTVTQEQVDTGLECPVCKEDYTVAEQVRQLPCNHFFHSNCIVPWLELHDTCPVCRKSLKGEDSTRQTQNPEASASNSFSSESQLHDRWTF